A DNA window from Streptomyces parvus contains the following coding sequences:
- a CDS encoding DUF4097 family beta strand repeat-containing protein, translating into MDIATSAPTRTRLGGTGRALALGGGAALLALALTGCGSTDVDGAPVERKSFALEGKTLTVDAENGVVDLVPADVEQVEVERQFDGWAVFGSGPDAVWKMEGDTLTLRVKCEGIANCDSRHRVKVPRGVAVTAASDNGTVSATGFDSALDLYSDNGEINVRDTSGALKLKSDNGQVRAERISGSSVTARADNGEIRLGFASVPDLVDTVSDNGSITIDLPPGGQKYKVDASADNGDVSVDVPRGDDSAHVVKAYSDNGEVTVRSAN; encoded by the coding sequence GTGGACATCGCTACGAGCGCACCGACCCGCACCCGTCTCGGGGGCACCGGGCGGGCCCTCGCTCTCGGGGGCGGGGCGGCGTTGCTGGCGCTGGCTCTCACCGGGTGCGGGAGCACGGACGTGGACGGCGCCCCCGTCGAGCGCAAGTCGTTCGCCCTGGAAGGGAAGACGCTGACCGTCGACGCCGAGAACGGTGTCGTGGACCTGGTGCCGGCTGATGTGGAGCAGGTCGAGGTGGAGCGGCAGTTCGACGGGTGGGCGGTGTTCGGCAGCGGGCCCGACGCCGTGTGGAAGATGGAGGGCGACACCCTGACGCTCCGGGTGAAGTGCGAAGGCATCGCCAACTGCGACTCCCGGCACCGGGTGAAGGTGCCGCGCGGGGTCGCGGTGACGGCCGCCTCGGACAACGGGACGGTCAGCGCCACCGGCTTCGACAGCGCGTTGGACCTGTACTCCGACAACGGCGAGATCAACGTCCGGGACACGAGCGGCGCGCTGAAGCTGAAGAGCGACAACGGGCAGGTGCGGGCCGAGCGGATATCCGGCTCCTCCGTGACCGCCCGCGCCGACAACGGGGAGATCCGGCTGGGCTTCGCCTCCGTGCCCGACCTCGTGGACACCGTGAGTGACAACGGGAGCATCACCATCGATCTGCCGCCGGGCGGGCAGAAGTACAAGGTCGACGCCTCCGCGGACAACGGGGACGTCTCCGTCGACGTGCCGCGCGGCGACGACAGCGCCCACGTCGTGAAGGCCTACAGCGACAACGGGGAAGTCACCGTGCGAAGCGCGAACTAA
- a CDS encoding TerD family protein, which translates to MGVSLSKGGNVSLTKAAPNLTAVIVGLGWDARTTTGGDFDLDASALLTNPEGKVAADGNFVFFNNLKSPDGSVEHTGDNTTGEGEGDDEVIKVNLAGVPADVDKIVFPVSIYEAESRQQSFGQVRNAYIRVVNQADNTELARYDLSEDASTETAMVFGELYRNGAEWKFRAIGQGYASGLRGIAQDFGVNV; encoded by the coding sequence GTGGGAGTCAGCCTCAGCAAGGGCGGCAACGTCTCGCTGACCAAGGCCGCGCCCAACCTGACCGCGGTCATCGTCGGTCTGGGCTGGGACGCCCGCACCACCACCGGGGGTGACTTCGACCTCGACGCCAGCGCCCTGCTGACGAACCCCGAGGGCAAGGTCGCCGCCGACGGCAATTTCGTCTTCTTCAACAACCTGAAGAGCCCCGACGGCTCCGTCGAGCACACCGGTGACAACACCACCGGTGAGGGCGAGGGCGACGACGAGGTCATCAAGGTGAACCTCGCCGGTGTCCCGGCCGACGTCGACAAGATCGTCTTCCCGGTCTCGATCTACGAGGCCGAGAGCCGTCAGCAGAGCTTCGGCCAGGTCCGCAACGCGTACATCCGCGTGGTCAACCAGGCCGACAACACCGAGCTTGCCCGCTACGACCTGAGCGAGGACGCCTCGACGGAGACCGCGATGGTCTTCGGCGAGCTCTACCGCAACGGCGCCGAGTGGAAGTTCCGCGCCATCGGCCAGGGGTACGCCTCCGGCCTGCGCGGCATCGCCCAGGACTTCGGCGTCAACGTCTGA
- a CDS encoding HpcH/HpaI aldolase/citrate lyase family protein, producing the protein MRHFGHISPAAREGLFHREPSTFTADSPARMLSVALGATLYSPATRPSLAEDVLKQAARGVVSMVLCLEDSIDDAEVTDAEANLIRQFAALAARDAAPGPGPRHEGDAGSTAGADAPLLFIRVREPAQITDLVRRLGDSVRMLSGFVLPKFTEERGRHFLEALAEAETACGRRLFAMPVLESPELLHLETRGEILRGIARSVDKYRDRVLALRLGVTDFCSAYGLRRAPDMTAYDVHIVASVIADVVNVLGRADGTGFTITGPVWEYFRRQERMFKPQLRRSPFLEGRAEELRTALIEHDMDGLLREIELDRANGLLGKTCIHPSHVAPVHALSVVSHEEFTDAQDILSPERGGGGVLRSAYTNKMNEVKPHRAWAERTLQRAEVFGVAREDVGFVDLLAAGLTN; encoded by the coding sequence ATGCGTCACTTCGGGCACATTTCGCCCGCTGCCCGCGAGGGCCTGTTCCACAGAGAGCCCAGCACCTTCACCGCGGACTCCCCGGCGAGGATGCTCTCCGTCGCCCTGGGGGCCACGCTCTACTCCCCGGCCACCCGTCCGTCGCTCGCCGAGGACGTGCTGAAGCAGGCCGCGCGCGGTGTCGTCTCCATGGTGCTCTGCCTGGAGGACTCGATCGACGACGCCGAGGTGACCGACGCCGAAGCCAACCTGATCAGGCAGTTCGCCGCGCTGGCCGCCCGGGACGCGGCGCCGGGGCCCGGACCCCGGCACGAGGGCGACGCCGGGAGCACGGCCGGCGCGGACGCCCCGCTCCTCTTCATCCGCGTACGGGAACCGGCCCAGATCACCGACCTGGTGCGCCGCCTCGGCGACTCGGTCCGGATGTTGTCCGGTTTCGTACTTCCCAAATTCACCGAAGAGCGTGGCAGGCACTTCCTGGAGGCGCTCGCCGAGGCCGAGACGGCATGCGGCCGACGGCTCTTCGCCATGCCCGTCCTCGAATCCCCCGAGCTGCTCCATCTGGAGACACGCGGCGAGATTCTCCGGGGCATCGCCCGCAGCGTCGACAAGTACCGGGACCGGGTGCTCGCCCTGCGGCTCGGCGTCACCGACTTCTGCTCGGCCTACGGGCTGCGCCGCGCGCCCGACATGACGGCGTACGACGTCCATATCGTCGCCTCCGTGATCGCCGACGTGGTCAACGTGCTCGGCCGGGCCGACGGCACGGGCTTCACGATCACCGGCCCGGTCTGGGAGTACTTCCGCCGCCAGGAGCGCATGTTCAAGCCCCAGCTGCGCCGCAGCCCCTTCCTGGAGGGCCGCGCAGAGGAGCTGCGCACGGCCCTCATCGAGCACGACATGGACGGACTCCTCCGCGAGATCGAGCTCGACCGGGCCAACGGCCTGCTCGGCAAGACCTGCATCCACCCGTCGCACGTGGCGCCCGTCCACGCGCTGTCCGTGGTCAGCCACGAGGAGTTCACCGACGCCCAGGACATCCTGAGCCCCGAGCGCGGGGGCGGCGGGGTGCTGCGCTCGGCGTACACGAACAAGATGAACGAAGTGAAGCCGCACCGGGCCTGGGCCGAGCGAACGCTCCAGCGGGCCGAGGTCTTCGGGGTGGCGAGGGAAGACGTCGGCTTCGTGGACCTGCTGGCCGCCGGCCTGACGAACTGA
- a CDS encoding class I SAM-dependent methyltransferase — MTKGNDTTITGELYRYMLAHNPPLNLVQRELVDTTYARFPDHAGMVSAEEQAPLLAFLVRLVGARHVVEVGTFTGFSALAMAQALPADGTLIACDISEEWTAYGREAWEKAGVADRIDLRIAPALDTLRAMPAEPHIDFAYLDADKDGYIAYWEELVPRMRQGGVIATDNVLFHGGVTDPEATGPAAAIKEFNDHVSADARMDSVLLTVADGLTLSRKR; from the coding sequence ATGACCAAGGGCAACGACACAACGATCACCGGCGAGCTCTACCGGTACATGCTGGCCCACAACCCGCCGCTGAACCTGGTCCAGCGGGAGCTGGTGGACACCACGTACGCACGATTCCCCGACCACGCGGGCATGGTGTCGGCCGAGGAGCAGGCCCCGCTGTTGGCCTTCCTCGTCCGGCTGGTGGGCGCCCGGCATGTGGTGGAGGTCGGCACGTTCACCGGGTTCAGCGCCCTGGCGATGGCCCAGGCGCTGCCCGCCGACGGCACGCTGATCGCCTGTGACATCTCGGAGGAGTGGACGGCGTACGGCCGTGAGGCCTGGGAGAAGGCGGGCGTCGCGGACCGGATCGACCTGCGCATCGCCCCCGCCCTGGACACCCTGCGCGCGATGCCCGCCGAGCCGCACATCGACTTCGCCTACCTGGACGCGGACAAGGACGGCTACATCGCGTACTGGGAGGAGCTGGTGCCCAGGATGCGGCAGGGCGGGGTCATCGCCACGGACAACGTGCTCTTCCACGGCGGGGTGACGGACCCGGAGGCGACGGGCCCGGCGGCGGCGATCAAGGAGTTCAACGACCATGTGAGCGCGGACGCCCGGATGGACAGCGTGCTGCTGACGGTCGCGGACGGCCTGACGCTGTCCCGCAAGAGGTAG
- a CDS encoding TerD family protein, with product MGVTLAKGGNVSLSKAAPNLTQVLVGLGWDARSTTGAAFDLDASALLCQSGRVLGDEWFVFYNNLTSPDGSVEHTGDNLTGEGDGDDESVIVRLDQVPAHCDKIVFPVSIHDADNRGQAFGQVSNAFIRVVNQADGQELARYDLSEDASTETAMIFGELYRYNGEWKFRAVGQGYASGLRGIALDFGVNVS from the coding sequence ATGGGCGTCACGCTCGCCAAGGGAGGCAATGTCTCCCTCTCCAAGGCCGCACCCAACCTCACCCAGGTGCTGGTCGGGCTCGGCTGGGACGCACGCTCCACCACCGGCGCCGCTTTCGACCTCGACGCCAGCGCCCTGCTGTGCCAGTCGGGCCGGGTGCTCGGTGACGAGTGGTTCGTCTTCTACAACAACCTCACGAGCCCGGACGGCTCCGTCGAGCACACCGGCGACAACCTCACGGGCGAGGGCGACGGCGACGACGAATCCGTCATCGTCCGCCTCGACCAGGTCCCCGCCCACTGCGACAAGATCGTCTTTCCGGTCTCGATCCATGACGCGGACAACCGGGGCCAGGCCTTCGGCCAGGTCAGCAACGCGTTCATCCGCGTGGTCAACCAGGCCGACGGCCAGGAGCTGGCCCGCTACGACCTGAGCGAGGACGCCTCGACGGAGACCGCGATGATCTTCGGCGAGCTCTACCGGTACAACGGCGAGTGGAAATTCCGTGCAGTCGGCCAGGGGTACGCGTCCGGCCTGCGAGGCATCGCTCTAGACTTCGGCGTCAACGTTTCATAA
- a CDS encoding TerD family protein, whose product MTHTMLKGSNVPVDAAAVRAVLRWTPGAGVPDVDASALLLGASGRVRSDEDFVFYNQPRHPSGLVRRLPKRSVPEGLTDTIEADLGALDASVDQVVIAASSDGAAFEQVPDLRILLFDAAFADGEPLAVFDVRPETGEETAIICGELYRRGEGWKFRAVGQGYPTGLIGLATAFGISVDESEAADEGRAPEGTQESAAAGPLPAAVPPPPSAPPGPVPAAATGPDSQATVQHQQPSYGYPPPVAPPVAGAGAQQPAYGYPQPAAAPPAYGYPQPAAAAAHAPDPHFALPPQGPQFVRS is encoded by the coding sequence ATGACGCACACGATGCTGAAGGGCTCGAACGTCCCTGTCGATGCCGCGGCCGTCCGGGCCGTGCTGCGCTGGACCCCGGGCGCCGGGGTTCCCGACGTGGACGCCTCCGCCCTGCTCCTCGGTGCGTCCGGGCGGGTGCGGTCCGACGAGGACTTCGTCTTCTACAACCAGCCCCGGCACCCCTCCGGCCTGGTCCGGCGGCTGCCGAAGCGCAGTGTCCCGGAAGGGCTGACGGACACGATCGAGGCGGACCTCGGGGCGCTCGACGCTTCGGTGGACCAGGTCGTCATCGCGGCCTCCTCCGACGGGGCCGCCTTCGAACAGGTCCCGGACCTGCGGATACTCCTGTTCGACGCCGCGTTCGCCGACGGCGAGCCGCTGGCGGTTTTCGATGTACGGCCGGAGACCGGCGAGGAGACGGCGATCATCTGCGGCGAGCTGTACCGCCGCGGCGAGGGCTGGAAGTTCCGTGCGGTCGGCCAGGGCTATCCCACCGGCCTGATCGGGCTGGCCACCGCTTTCGGCATCTCGGTGGACGAGTCGGAGGCGGCGGACGAGGGCCGGGCGCCTGAGGGGACACAGGAGTCGGCCGCCGCGGGGCCCCTCCCGGCCGCCGTGCCGCCTCCTCCGAGCGCGCCGCCGGGCCCCGTCCCGGCCGCGGCCACCGGGCCCGACTCGCAGGCCACCGTGCAGCATCAGCAGCCCTCCTACGGTTATCCGCCCCCGGTCGCGCCTCCCGTTGCCGGCGCCGGGGCCCAGCAGCCGGCGTACGGCTATCCCCAGCCCGCCGCCGCACCGCCCGCCTACGGCTATCCGCAGCCCGCGGCAGCCGCCGCGCACGCGCCCGACCCCCATTTCGCGCTGCCTCCACAAGGTCCGCAGTTCGTCCGGTCCTGA
- a CDS encoding HAD family hydrolase, translating to MNVNSSTPSTSSATTLVASDLDRTLIYSAASLDLSMPDAEAPRLLCVEVYGHKPLSYMTETAAALLTEVTGATVFVPTTTRTREQYGRIHLPGPAPRYAICANGGHILVDGVSDRDWQQRVESRIAAECAPLTEIRAHLATTADPAWLLKERVAEDLFAYLVVERSLLPEGWVKELAAWARPRGWTVSLQGRKIYAVPAPLTKSAAMHEVARRTGATRTLAAGDSLLDADLLLAADLGWRPGHGELADEGWRAPHVVALEERGGAAGEEILRRFLAAAAG from the coding sequence ATGAACGTGAACTCCTCGACCCCTTCGACGTCTTCGGCCACCACCCTGGTGGCGAGCGACCTCGACCGTACGCTGATCTACTCGGCGGCCTCGCTCGACCTGTCCATGCCGGACGCGGAGGCCCCCCGGCTCCTGTGCGTCGAGGTGTACGGCCACAAGCCGCTCTCGTACATGACGGAGACGGCTGCCGCGCTCCTCACCGAGGTGACGGGCGCCACCGTCTTCGTGCCGACCACCACCCGCACCCGCGAGCAGTACGGGCGCATCCACCTCCCCGGGCCCGCCCCCCGGTACGCGATCTGCGCCAACGGCGGCCACATCCTGGTCGACGGCGTCTCCGACCGCGACTGGCAGCAGCGGGTGGAGTCCCGGATCGCGGCCGAGTGCGCGCCGCTCACCGAGATCCGCGCCCACCTCGCGACCACCGCCGACCCGGCCTGGCTGCTGAAGGAACGGGTCGCCGAGGACCTCTTCGCCTACCTCGTCGTCGAACGGTCCCTGCTGCCCGAGGGGTGGGTGAAGGAGCTGGCGGCCTGGGCCCGCCCGCGCGGCTGGACGGTCTCCCTCCAGGGCCGCAAGATCTACGCGGTCCCGGCGCCGCTCACCAAGAGCGCCGCGATGCACGAGGTCGCCCGCCGCACCGGAGCCACCCGCACGCTCGCCGCAGGGGACTCCCTCCTCGACGCCGACCTGCTGCTCGCCGCCGACCTCGGCTGGCGACCCGGCCACGGCGAACTGGCCGACGAGGGCTGGCGGGCCCCGCACGTGGTGGCCCTGGAGGAGCGGGGCGGCGCGGCGGGGGAGGAGATCCTGCGCCGCTTCCTGGCGGCCGCCGCTGGGTGA
- a CDS encoding DUF475 domain-containing protein has protein sequence MVLKTFGWSFAVTALGLVAAIFYGGWQAFGIVAILSVLEISLSFDNAVINAGILKKMNAFWQKIFLTVGILIAVFGMRLVFPVVIVAVSAKLGPIEAIDLSFNDPDKYKELVTDAHPSIAAFGGMFLLMIFLDFIFDEDRDIHWLRWIERPLAKLGKVDMLSVCVALILLMITAMTFATQAHQHGGGHVDKSATVMLSGIAGLITYLIVGGLSGFFEGKLEEEEEREHEAEEEAKKKGKPVTGVALAGKAAFFLFLYLEVLDASFSFDGVIGAFAITNEIVLMALGLGIGAMYVRSLTVYLVREGTLDDYVYLEHGAHYAIGALSIILLITIQHEINELITGSVGVILIALSFWSSVKRNRALAAESGGGDGSGTKAEVSSGV, from the coding sequence GTGGTTCTGAAAACCTTCGGCTGGTCGTTCGCGGTCACCGCGCTCGGCCTGGTCGCAGCGATTTTCTACGGGGGGTGGCAGGCTTTCGGCATCGTCGCGATCCTGTCCGTCCTGGAGATCTCGCTGTCCTTCGACAACGCGGTGATCAACGCCGGAATCCTGAAGAAGATGAATGCCTTCTGGCAGAAGATCTTCCTCACCGTCGGCATCCTCATCGCCGTCTTCGGTATGCGACTGGTGTTCCCCGTCGTGATCGTGGCCGTGAGTGCCAAGCTCGGACCGATCGAGGCCATCGACCTGTCCTTCAACGACCCGGACAAGTACAAGGAACTGGTGACGGACGCCCATCCGTCGATCGCCGCCTTCGGTGGCATGTTCCTGCTGATGATCTTCCTCGACTTCATCTTCGACGAGGACCGGGACATCCACTGGCTGCGCTGGATCGAGCGTCCGCTCGCCAAGCTCGGCAAGGTCGACATGCTGTCGGTCTGCGTCGCCCTGATCCTCCTGATGATCACCGCCATGACCTTCGCGACCCAGGCCCACCAGCACGGCGGCGGGCACGTGGACAAGTCGGCGACGGTCATGCTCTCCGGTATCGCGGGTCTGATCACCTACCTGATCGTCGGCGGGCTCTCCGGATTCTTCGAGGGCAAGCTCGAAGAGGAGGAGGAGCGTGAGCACGAGGCCGAGGAAGAGGCCAAGAAGAAGGGCAAGCCCGTCACCGGGGTCGCCCTTGCCGGAAAGGCCGCGTTCTTCCTCTTCCTCTACCTGGAAGTCCTGGACGCCTCGTTCTCCTTCGACGGCGTCATCGGCGCCTTCGCCATCACCAACGAGATCGTGCTGATGGCCCTCGGCCTCGGTATCGGCGCCATGTACGTCCGTTCGCTCACCGTCTACCTGGTGCGCGAGGGCACGCTCGACGACTACGTCTATCTGGAGCACGGCGCGCACTACGCGATCGGCGCGCTCTCGATCATCCTGCTGATCACCATCCAGCACGAGATCAACGAGCTCATCACCGGCTCGGTCGGCGTGATCCTGATCGCCCTCTCCTTCTGGTCCTCGGTCAAGCGCAACCGCGCGCTCGCCGCGGAATCCGGCGGGGGCGACGGCTCGGGCACCAAGGCGGAAGTGTCCTCCGGGGTGTGA
- a CDS encoding zinc ribbon domain-containing protein produces MPRYEFRCRTCGDTFEVSRPMAQSSDPASCPAGHDDTVKLLSAVAVGGAAGSAPAPSGGGGGGGGGGCCGGGCCG; encoded by the coding sequence ATGCCTCGTTACGAATTCCGCTGCCGCACCTGCGGAGACACCTTCGAAGTCAGCCGTCCCATGGCGCAGTCCTCGGACCCCGCCTCCTGCCCCGCGGGCCACGACGACACCGTCAAGCTGTTGTCCGCCGTGGCCGTGGGCGGGGCTGCCGGGTCCGCTCCCGCACCGTCCGGAGGCGGTGGAGGCGGTGGAGGCGGTGGTTGCTGCGGGGGCGGGTGCTGCGGCTGA
- a CDS encoding Tellurium resistance, with the protein MGFFDGLWPGRAAQFDSGNATSSAVVLSKRNATISLNKQGALSGNLRVNLSWRMRTSDIEGRSRQSGRLRRPLQLFKPEVVQAHTQGVVNVDLDLGCMYELMDGTKGVVQPLGSLIGDLNGPPYVRLSGDDRFGAPSGETVYVNLDQRDKIKRLLFFVYIYDRTPAFDRTHAKITLYPGHGPRIEIELDERAPQARSCAVFTVENIKDELIVRREVKFVYGFQSELDRLYGYGMQWGRGYKSRT; encoded by the coding sequence ATGGGTTTCTTCGACGGCCTGTGGCCGGGGCGCGCGGCGCAGTTCGACTCGGGCAACGCGACGTCGAGCGCCGTCGTGCTGTCCAAACGGAACGCCACGATCTCGCTCAACAAGCAGGGCGCCCTGTCGGGCAACCTCCGGGTCAACCTCTCCTGGCGGATGCGGACCTCGGACATCGAGGGCCGCTCACGCCAGAGCGGCAGGCTGCGGCGCCCCCTCCAGCTCTTCAAGCCCGAGGTCGTCCAGGCGCACACCCAGGGCGTCGTCAACGTCGACCTGGACCTCGGCTGCATGTACGAGCTGATGGACGGCACCAAGGGGGTCGTGCAGCCCCTGGGCAGCCTGATCGGCGACCTCAACGGCCCGCCCTACGTCCGGCTCAGCGGCGACGACCGGTTCGGAGCGCCCTCGGGAGAGACGGTCTACGTCAACCTCGACCAGCGCGACAAGATCAAGCGGCTGCTGTTCTTCGTCTACATCTACGACCGGACGCCGGCGTTCGACCGTACGCACGCCAAGATCACGCTCTACCCGGGCCACGGGCCGCGCATCGAGATCGAGCTGGACGAACGCGCGCCGCAGGCCCGCTCCTGCGCGGTGTTCACGGTGGAGAACATCAAGGACGAGCTGATCGTGCGCCGCGAGGTGAAGTTCGTGTACGGATTCCAGTCCGAGCTGGACCGGCTGTACGGCTACGGCATGCAATGGGGGCGCGGCTACAAGTCCCGGACCTGA
- a CDS encoding phosphoribosyltransferase, translating into MSERATREENVDVVWSGDWVAERLGVALEGDGDLRELLGLALRRNPKRAHLLVSNVLGKHVPQRPSVVYGAGYGLGERVRALLGEEEARRAVVLGYAETATGLGHAVADGLRDAPYLHSTRRPVAGARQAGGFEEAHSHATSHLLLPEDSELLAGGAEASTLVLVDDEFSTGNTVLNTIRALHEPHPRDRYVIVALVDMRSPVDRDRLTVFAAEIGARVDLVTRSTGTVTLPDGVLERGQALVAAQEAEVSASPPPPVPAPAPVTRVDLAWPAGVPDGGRHGFTPAHRAALEAALPEMAERIAGALGGGARRGRVLVLGFEELMYAPLRLGTALEETLGADTEVRYSTTTRSPVLAVDDPGYAIRTRLVFPAHDTPADGPGDRYAYNVAGAGFDAVIAVVDSAADTPELHAPDGLLARLAEHTGQVLLAVVPSYTPTPVQEPAVLPEPLRGPDFSSYAPEDVGWLLQDLSDTELEAPTEEREEAIQSGGAHYAESLPVEYQPSAEYQALFSAALETSAARIARAVGTVTETVLAERGPRPVLVSLARAGTPVGVLMRRWAQHRHGLDLPHYAISIVRGRGIDATALRWLAAHHDPSDVVFVDGWTGKGAITRELAAAIQEFESSGGPAGFDPEIAVLADPGGCVRTYGTREDFLIPSACLNSTVSGLISRTVLRADLVGPNDFHGGKFYRELAGSDVSGDFLTAVAARFEEVAGQVEAEAKDLLAADRAPTWEGWAAVERISEEYGIHDVNLVKPGVGETTRVLLRRVPWKILARRGAGTDLEHIRLLAEQRGVPVEEADDLPYSCVGLIHPRYTRGATGADGKAVKGA; encoded by the coding sequence ATGAGCGAGCGCGCGACGAGAGAAGAGAACGTGGACGTGGTGTGGTCGGGCGACTGGGTGGCCGAGCGGCTCGGAGTCGCCCTCGAAGGCGACGGAGACCTGCGGGAGCTGCTGGGCCTGGCCCTGCGCCGCAACCCCAAGCGGGCGCACCTGCTCGTCTCCAACGTGCTGGGCAAACATGTGCCCCAGCGGCCCTCCGTCGTGTACGGAGCGGGATACGGGCTCGGTGAGCGGGTACGGGCGCTGCTCGGCGAGGAGGAGGCCCGCCGCGCGGTGGTCCTCGGATACGCGGAGACGGCCACCGGTCTCGGCCACGCCGTCGCCGACGGCCTGCGGGACGCCCCGTACCTGCACTCCACCCGGCGTCCGGTGGCGGGCGCCCGGCAGGCGGGCGGCTTCGAGGAGGCCCACTCGCACGCCACCTCGCACCTGCTGCTGCCGGAGGACTCCGAGCTGCTGGCCGGGGGAGCGGAGGCCTCGACCCTGGTGCTGGTCGACGACGAGTTCTCCACCGGCAACACGGTGCTCAACACCATCCGCGCGCTGCACGAGCCGCACCCGCGCGACCGGTACGTCATCGTCGCGCTGGTCGACATGCGCTCCCCGGTGGACCGTGACCGGCTGACCGTCTTCGCCGCCGAGATCGGCGCCCGCGTCGACCTGGTGACCCGCTCCACGGGCACGGTCACGCTCCCGGACGGCGTACTGGAACGCGGCCAGGCCCTCGTCGCGGCCCAGGAGGCGGAGGTTTCCGCCTCGCCGCCACCCCCCGTACCGGCTCCCGCCCCGGTCACCCGCGTCGACCTCGCCTGGCCCGCGGGCGTTCCCGACGGCGGCAGGCACGGCTTCACCCCGGCCCACCGGGCGGCGCTCGAAGCGGCGCTGCCGGAGATGGCGGAGCGGATCGCGGGCGCGCTGGGCGGCGGTGCCCGCCGGGGCCGGGTGCTCGTGCTCGGCTTCGAGGAGCTGATGTACGCGCCGCTGCGCCTGGGCACGGCTCTGGAAGAGACCTTGGGGGCCGACACCGAGGTCCGCTACTCCACCACCACCCGCTCGCCCGTCCTCGCCGTCGACGACCCCGGCTACGCGATACGCACCCGCCTCGTCTTCCCGGCCCACGACACCCCGGCGGACGGCCCCGGCGACCGGTACGCGTACAACGTGGCGGGCGCCGGCTTCGACGCGGTGATCGCCGTCGTCGACTCCGCCGCCGACACCCCCGAACTGCACGCCCCCGACGGGCTGTTGGCCCGGCTCGCCGAGCACACCGGCCAGGTACTCCTCGCGGTCGTCCCCTCGTACACCCCCACACCTGTCCAGGAGCCCGCCGTGCTGCCCGAGCCCCTCCGAGGCCCCGACTTCTCCAGCTACGCGCCCGAGGACGTCGGCTGGCTGCTCCAGGACCTCTCGGACACCGAGCTGGAGGCCCCCACGGAGGAGCGCGAGGAGGCGATCCAGAGCGGCGGCGCGCACTACGCGGAGTCGCTGCCCGTGGAGTACCAGCCCAGCGCCGAGTACCAGGCGCTGTTCTCCGCCGCCCTGGAGACCTCCGCCGCGCGCATCGCCCGCGCGGTCGGCACCGTCACCGAGACGGTCCTCGCCGAACGCGGCCCCCGCCCCGTGCTCGTCTCGCTCGCCCGGGCCGGAACCCCGGTCGGGGTGCTGATGCGGCGCTGGGCCCAGCACCGGCACGGCCTGGACCTGCCGCACTACGCCATCTCCATCGTCCGGGGCCGTGGCATCGACGCCACCGCCCTGCGCTGGCTGGCCGCCCATCACGACCCGTCCGACGTGGTGTTCGTCGACGGCTGGACGGGCAAGGGCGCGATCACCCGCGAACTGGCCGCGGCGATCCAGGAGTTCGAGTCCTCGGGCGGGCCCGCCGGCTTCGACCCGGAGATCGCGGTGCTCGCGGACCCGGGCGGCTGCGTGCGGACGTACGGCACCCGCGAGGACTTCCTCATCCCCTCGGCCTGCCTCAACTCCACGGTCTCCGGCCTCATTTCCCGTACGGTGCTCCGCGCCGACCTGGTCGGGCCGAACGATTTCCACGGCGGGAAGTTCTACCGGGAGCTGGCCGGCTCCGATGTCTCGGGCGACTTCCTGACGGCGGTGGCCGCCCGCTTCGAGGAGGTGGCGGGCCAGGTCGAGGCCGAGGCCAAGGATCTGCTCGCCGCCGACCGCGCCCCGACCTGGGAGGGCTGGGCGGCCGTCGAGCGGATCAGCGAGGAGTACGGCATCCACGACGTCAACCTGGTCAAGCCGGGCGTCGGCGAGACCACCCGGGTGCTGCTCCGCCGGGTCCCCTGGAAGATCCTCGCCCGGCGCGGCGCGGGCACGGACCTGGAGCACATCCGGCTGCTGGCCGAACAGCGAGGCGTCCCGGTCGAGGAGGCCGACGACCTCCCGTACAGCTGTGTCGGTCTGATCCACCCCCGGTACACGCGCGGCGCGACGGGCGCGGACGGCAAGGCGGTGAAGGGCGCATGA